The Deinococcus aquaticus genomic interval CGGCGAAGTCGCGCTGCACCTGGGTCAGGGTGTCCATCTGCCCAAAGAAATCGGCGTTCGGGGTGGGCAGGCTGGGGGCCTTCTCGGGCGTGGCGCTCATCAGGCGGGTCAGCCCCTTGAGCTGCGCGTCGCTCATGCCGGCGGCGGCCTTCACGAGGGCACCCAGGTCGAGTCGTTGGTTCAGGCGGGCGAGCGCTTCGAGGTCCAGCCCGGCCAGCAGCGCCTGGGCGTCCACGTTGGGAGTGTTCATGCCCTGTGTTGTACCGCGTTCAACAATTCTCAGATTGCGTGCGCTGTCGCGCTTGCCGCCCGCATCCGTTCATGCGGTCTTCACGGTCGGAACGGCAGCCGCGCGGCCCCTGGCAGGCGCTAGCATCCGGCCATGAGCGCCCCGTCCACGCCGCGCCCCACCCGCCCCCTGCCGACCCGTCCGGCCGGGTACGCGGAACTGGCGAGGTACTCCAGCCTGGGCCGCCTGTGGTCCATGCTGGGCGGCGCGGCGCGGGCCGGGCAGCAGGTGACCCTGGTGCGCGGCGACGCGCCGGAAGTCTGCCGCCGCCGCGTGAGCGGCTACACCCTGGCGAACGCCGGCATCTTCCTGGATGAAACGCGAACCGCCCGTGACCTGGAGGACGGTTTCGCGCCGCACCCGGCGCTGCTGGCCCTGCTGAGCGGCGATCCGGTCCCGCTGCGCACGGAACTGAACGCACACTTCGAACTGCGGGTGGACTTCGTACTGGCCTTCACCGCCCGCCGGGAACTGATTGCCCGGCCGGAACTGCGGTTCGCGCCGCTGGTGCCGGGCCTGAGCAGCCTGCCGGACGACCTGACACTGGACGCCCGCCGCCTGGGCCGCGACGAACTGCACCTGCTGGTGCAACGCGCCTGCGGCCTCGCCTGATACGGACTCGGGCTCAGGGGGTCGCACAAACCGCTGGGCCCGAGCGGACTCGTAGAGCTGCCGAGCAGAGCGAGCAGGAGCGAAGCGGGTTCCGGGCGGGGTCAGCCGGGGCGGGTGCCCGCGCGGCGTTTCTCGGCGCGGACCATCTGCACGAACTTCGCGAGGCGAGGCGCGCGGTTCCAGCGTTTCCGGTCTCCGGCGACCCGCCAGATCCACTCGACGCCCAGGCGGCGCGTCCAGTCGGGCGCGAGGTCGGCGGTGCCGGCCAGCACGTCGATCACGCCGCCGCAGCCGATCATGACGGGCACGTTCATGACCTGCCGCCAGTACTGGTTGAAGGTCTCCTGCCGTCCGGCGCCCATGGCGGTCAGGACCAAGTCCGCGCCACTGTCGCGCACGAGTTCCGCCACGCGCTGATCCTCGGGCAGGTCGAAGTACCCGTGGTGAATGCCGGCCACCTGAATGCCGTAGTCACGCGCGGCGTTCTGCGCGGCGACCTCGGCCACGCCGGGCTTGGCACCCAGGAAGAACACGCGCAGATCCGCGCCGTGGCGTTTCATGAGGCCCTGCACGATGTCGAAGCCCGGCGCGCGCGGAACCTCCTGCGCGCACAGTTGCCGCGCGGCCCACACGATGCCCACGCCGTCGGCGGTGACGAGGTCCGCGACCTGCATGGCGGTCACGAAGTCCGGCTGGGTGCGTGACTGCACGATGAATTCGGGGTTCAGGGTCACGACGGTGTGCGGGGAGCGGGGGGCGCGGTAGATCCAGTCGCCCAGACGGTCCAGCGTGCCGTCCAGCGTGATGTTGTCCAGCGGCAGGTCGAACAGGGTCAGTCGCTGGGTGTGGTCTGGGTTGGTCATGCTGTCGCGGATTGTAGAGCAGTTGGGCCTGGGGGGCAGTTGGGCCTGAGGGGGCGCCCGCTCGCCCCGGCGGGTGGAGTTGCGCGCGGGGCGCGCCGGTACGGCATACTGCTACGCATGTTGCCCGGTGCTTTCGGTGCTTTACCTGCGGACGCTCAGGCGCAGGTGGTCGCGGCGGGACGGCTGGGACGCTGGACCCGCGCCGAACTGCTGTACCACCCGGAGGACCCCGCAGAGACGCTGTACGTCATGACGCGGGGGTCCGTGCGGCTG includes:
- a CDS encoding WecB/TagA/CpsF family glycosyltransferase, which translates into the protein MTNPDHTQRLTLFDLPLDNITLDGTLDRLGDWIYRAPRSPHTVVTLNPEFIVQSRTQPDFVTAMQVADLVTADGVGIVWAARQLCAQEVPRAPGFDIVQGLMKRHGADLRVFFLGAKPGVAEVAAQNAARDYGIQVAGIHHGYFDLPEDQRVAELVRDSGADLVLTAMGAGRQETFNQYWRQVMNVPVMIGCGGVIDVLAGTADLAPDWTRRLGVEWIWRVAGDRKRWNRAPRLAKFVQMVRAEKRRAGTRPG